A genome region from Streptomyces pratensis includes the following:
- a CDS encoding alpha/beta fold hydrolase produces the protein MDHFIDAAPGVRLWAEERGSADGSPLLLVMGAQASGLGWPDGLVDALAARHRVIRYDHRDTGRSTWAFDQQPYAVTDLAEDAITVLDGLGVDRAHVVGMSLGGMLAQLLIADHPDRLRSATLIGTSALSTTPYVRPDGTRVPPEELPGIAPHVLEIWARPTEERGPEGELDARVEHWRALAGDQLPFDAEGARALERKIIEHTGHHASSTAHGRADTSGMLRTEELARTEVPTLVISAPAEPVFPPPHPQHLAQVIRGARTVEIPGMGHALPREVLAPLTAAILDHTDVLDGATGR, from the coding sequence ATGGACCACTTCATCGACGCGGCACCCGGCGTACGCCTGTGGGCGGAGGAGCGGGGCTCAGCCGACGGCTCCCCCCTCCTGCTCGTCATGGGCGCACAGGCCTCCGGCCTCGGCTGGCCGGACGGACTGGTGGACGCGCTCGCCGCGCGCCACCGGGTGATCCGTTACGACCACCGTGACACCGGCCGATCCACCTGGGCGTTCGACCAGCAGCCGTACGCAGTCACCGACCTCGCCGAGGACGCGATCACGGTCCTGGACGGCCTGGGCGTCGACCGCGCCCACGTCGTGGGCATGTCCCTCGGCGGGATGCTCGCCCAGCTGCTCATCGCCGACCACCCGGACCGTCTGCGGAGCGCCACCCTCATCGGGACGTCCGCGCTCAGCACCACCCCGTACGTGCGACCGGACGGCACGCGCGTCCCACCGGAAGAGCTGCCCGGCATCGCTCCACACGTGCTGGAGATCTGGGCCCGGCCGACCGAGGAGCGGGGCCCGGAGGGTGAGCTCGACGCTCGCGTCGAACACTGGCGGGCGTTGGCAGGCGACCAGCTCCCCTTCGACGCGGAAGGCGCCCGCGCGCTGGAGCGGAAGATCATCGAGCACACCGGCCACCACGCCTCCAGCACCGCTCACGGCCGTGCCGACACATCCGGCATGCTGCGCACCGAGGAACTGGCGAGGACCGAGGTGCCCACCCTCGTGATCTCGGCCCCGGCCGAACCGGTCTTCCCTCCCCCGCACCCGCAGCATCTCGCCCAGGTGATCCGCGGGGCGCGCACGGTGGAGATCCCTGGCATGGGGCACGCGCTCCCCCGGGAGGTCCTCGCGCCGTTGACCGCCGCGATCCTGGATCACACGGACGTGCTGGACGGCGCCACCG
- a CDS encoding UvrD-helicase domain-containing protein gives MPHLAFDIDFCAQLSKLQGSVKQGVFDAWEKFERLTLDQLFKDQGLKLETLKRARDPHIRTIRIDQGTRGVVLAADSGDTYVLLRVMPHDKAIAWAIKQKASINTVTRAVEIRDIAVLDELTPAYEQIAPAPDERLFAKVSDGDMAALGIDETTLRQARVLTDAEQLEVFAPYFPQDQREVLDYLAAGFSVEDVWRDVVSVAMSTVSAGDPPVDTQDFATAIQRTRARIALVSASEELRDILDKPFAAWRVFLHPSQHKVAYRPSYSGPAQVTGGPGTGKTVVALHRVRHLLGHLRDGDRVLLTTYTNALVAALRAGLAALVEDEVLRDRVDIMTVDAFAGRVVSTSRRPLRGNEEETRWERAARATGFTGTPQFLAQEYKHVILAQDVRTLEGYEACERRGRGSALPMSVRGLVWRTVEEFTGRLTADGLRTYLGTCAEAADLLETSGPRYRHVVVDEAQDLHPAQWRLLRAAAPARPDDLFIAGDPHQRIYDTKVSLKAVGVRVTGRSTKMRKNYRSTHEILSWSTALLVGRPFEQLADDARNETLLGYRSALHGSGPETFGGDSEEAELDALVERVRGWIDSGIPPGEIGVSARFNKICDKAVERLGAAGIRAVRLRGDAPADADSVHIGTMHAFKGLEFRCVAVIGVSDGALPFPRAVTAAEVDRLQHDADLLAERCLLFVACTRARDGLYVSWWGGPSEFLVEAGV, from the coding sequence ATGCCCCACCTCGCGTTCGACATCGACTTCTGCGCTCAGCTCAGCAAGCTTCAGGGCAGCGTCAAACAGGGAGTGTTCGATGCCTGGGAGAAGTTCGAACGCCTCACCCTCGACCAGCTGTTCAAGGACCAGGGGCTGAAACTGGAGACCCTCAAGCGGGCCCGCGATCCGCACATCCGGACCATCCGAATCGACCAGGGCACGCGAGGTGTCGTGCTGGCCGCGGACAGCGGTGACACGTACGTGCTGTTGCGTGTGATGCCACACGACAAGGCGATCGCGTGGGCGATCAAGCAGAAGGCCAGCATCAACACGGTCACCCGGGCCGTCGAGATCCGGGACATCGCCGTGCTCGACGAGCTCACTCCCGCGTATGAGCAGATCGCTCCGGCTCCCGACGAGAGACTGTTCGCGAAGGTGTCGGACGGCGACATGGCCGCGCTCGGCATCGACGAGACCACTCTTCGGCAGGCCCGCGTGCTCACCGACGCCGAACAGCTGGAGGTGTTCGCGCCGTACTTCCCCCAGGACCAGCGTGAGGTCCTGGATTACCTGGCGGCCGGTTTCAGCGTCGAGGACGTCTGGCGGGACGTGGTGTCCGTGGCCATGTCCACCGTCTCCGCCGGTGATCCGCCGGTGGACACACAAGACTTCGCCACGGCGATTCAGCGAACCCGGGCGCGCATCGCTCTGGTCTCCGCGTCGGAGGAGCTGCGCGACATCCTGGACAAGCCCTTCGCGGCTTGGCGGGTCTTCCTCCACCCGTCGCAGCACAAGGTCGCCTACCGCCCTTCGTACTCCGGCCCCGCACAGGTGACCGGCGGTCCCGGGACCGGCAAGACGGTCGTCGCCCTGCACCGTGTGCGTCACCTTCTGGGGCATCTGCGCGACGGCGACCGGGTGTTGCTGACGACGTACACCAACGCACTGGTCGCCGCTCTCCGCGCGGGTCTCGCGGCGCTGGTCGAGGACGAGGTGCTGCGCGACCGTGTCGACATCATGACTGTCGACGCGTTCGCCGGCCGTGTCGTGTCGACATCACGACGGCCGTTGCGAGGCAACGAGGAGGAGACACGGTGGGAGCGGGCGGCTCGCGCCACCGGCTTCACGGGTACCCCGCAGTTCCTCGCGCAGGAGTACAAGCATGTGATCCTCGCCCAGGACGTGCGCACCCTGGAGGGGTACGAGGCCTGTGAGCGCAGGGGCCGCGGGAGCGCTCTGCCCATGTCCGTCCGCGGTCTCGTGTGGCGCACCGTCGAGGAGTTCACCGGCCGCCTCACCGCCGATGGACTGCGCACCTACCTCGGCACGTGTGCGGAGGCCGCCGACCTGCTGGAGACGTCCGGTCCGCGCTACCGGCACGTGGTCGTCGACGAGGCCCAGGACCTGCACCCGGCCCAGTGGCGGCTGCTGCGGGCCGCGGCCCCGGCGCGGCCGGACGACCTGTTCATCGCGGGCGACCCGCACCAGCGCATCTACGACACGAAGGTCTCCCTGAAGGCGGTGGGCGTCCGGGTCACCGGGCGGTCCACGAAGATGCGCAAGAACTACCGCTCCACCCACGAGATCCTCAGCTGGTCCACCGCCCTCCTCGTCGGCAGGCCCTTCGAGCAGCTGGCGGACGACGCCCGTAACGAAACCCTGCTCGGTTACCGTTCGGCACTGCACGGCAGCGGGCCCGAGACGTTCGGCGGGGATTCGGAGGAGGCCGAGCTCGACGCGCTGGTCGAGCGGGTGCGCGGGTGGATCGACAGCGGTATCCCGCCGGGCGAGATCGGGGTCAGCGCACGGTTCAACAAGATCTGTGACAAGGCGGTGGAACGGCTCGGGGCGGCGGGCATCCGCGCCGTGCGGCTCCGGGGCGACGCGCCTGCCGACGCGGACAGCGTGCATATCGGCACCATGCACGCGTTCAAGGGGCTGGAGTTCCGGTGTGTCGCGGTCATCGGTGTCAGCGACGGAGCCCTTCCGTTTCCGCGGGCGGTCACCGCGGCGGAGGTCGACCGGCTCCAGCACGACGCGGACCTCCTGGCGGAGCGCTGCCTGCTGTTCGTCGCTTGCACCCGCGCCAGGGACGGGTTGTACGTGTCGTGGTGGGGCGGCCCCAGCGAGTTCCTCGTGGAGGCCGGGGTCTGA
- a CDS encoding serine/threonine-protein kinase codes for MPDQPIAGRYELLEELNSGGMGDVWRGYDAVLDRPVAVKVVRRQAVAGSPQLAEEFAKRFKREARITARIQHPGVPQVYDAVLDDSFERLFLVMELVDGVPLSAYIHPDRPLPVSWAVAVAAQVATVLSHAHDVPVIHRDLKPSNILVARDGTVKVLDFGIAAILRTDVTKLTATGSPIGTYQYMAPEQVRGGRTSPQTDLYALGCVLHELLSGRPLFTADSEYLVMYQHVNAAPTPLRLLRPDVPESLEGLVLHLLLKAPEARPADVQEVYERLRHFLPAPGAGPAPGEAGPQGAPDPTAIFRQPYAPRARAGAGRPVPTTVDPAAAPPVPVAVPAQLREEIAEAYAHSDALLDEERFAQAAEVLSEIIEPAAHALGAENRKVLELRTQRAAIRLLGGDYRAALPEFDALADAYARTSGPSSTQARACRAQAARCRAELGQATDALAALRGVLDIVRAVDGDVSDEAVELRRDIGMLLLAQGQAPEAQLILAPLHDDLCLVYGPTDDMSEEVAEVLSVIELDLDGPTV; via the coding sequence GTGCCGGACCAACCGATCGCCGGACGGTACGAGCTCCTGGAGGAGCTCAACAGCGGCGGTATGGGAGACGTATGGCGTGGTTACGATGCCGTGCTGGACCGGCCCGTCGCCGTGAAGGTGGTCCGGCGGCAGGCCGTCGCCGGTTCACCGCAGCTGGCCGAGGAGTTCGCCAAGCGGTTCAAGCGCGAGGCGCGCATCACCGCGCGCATCCAGCACCCCGGCGTGCCGCAGGTGTACGACGCGGTGCTCGACGACTCCTTCGAGCGGCTCTTCCTCGTCATGGAGCTGGTCGACGGAGTCCCGCTGTCCGCGTACATCCATCCCGATCGCCCGCTGCCCGTCAGCTGGGCCGTGGCCGTCGCCGCGCAGGTCGCCACCGTGCTGTCGCACGCCCACGACGTGCCCGTCATCCACCGAGACCTCAAGCCGTCCAACATCCTGGTCGCCCGGGACGGCACCGTGAAGGTCCTCGACTTCGGGATCGCGGCGATCCTGCGCACCGACGTCACCAAGCTGACCGCGACCGGCAGCCCCATCGGCACGTACCAGTACATGGCACCGGAGCAGGTCCGAGGCGGGCGTACCAGCCCTCAGACCGATCTGTACGCGCTGGGCTGCGTGTTGCACGAACTGCTCAGTGGTCGGCCCCTGTTCACCGCCGACAGCGAGTACCTGGTGATGTACCAGCATGTGAACGCCGCTCCGACACCGTTGCGCCTGCTGCGACCGGATGTGCCGGAGTCCCTGGAGGGGCTGGTACTGCACCTGCTGCTCAAGGCGCCCGAGGCACGGCCCGCCGATGTCCAGGAGGTGTACGAGCGGCTTCGGCACTTCCTGCCCGCGCCTGGCGCGGGCCCCGCACCCGGTGAGGCCGGGCCGCAGGGAGCGCCGGATCCGACCGCGATCTTCCGTCAGCCGTACGCGCCCCGTGCCCGTGCCGGTGCGGGACGGCCCGTGCCCACCACGGTCGATCCGGCCGCCGCACCGCCGGTCCCCGTCGCCGTGCCCGCGCAGCTGCGGGAGGAGATCGCGGAGGCGTACGCGCACTCCGACGCACTGCTGGACGAGGAGCGGTTCGCCCAGGCCGCCGAGGTGCTGAGCGAGATCATCGAGCCGGCCGCCCATGCGCTCGGCGCCGAGAACAGGAAGGTCCTGGAGCTCCGTACGCAGCGCGCCGCGATTCGGCTGCTCGGCGGCGACTACCGGGCGGCGTTGCCGGAGTTCGACGCCCTGGCCGACGCATACGCGCGTACCAGCGGCCCCAGCAGTACGCAGGCACGTGCGTGCCGTGCCCAGGCAGCCCGGTGCCGTGCCGAGCTGGGCCAGGCGACCGACGCGCTGGCCGCGCTACGGGGTGTCCTGGACATCGTCCGCGCGGTCGACGGCGACGTGAGCGACGAGGCGGTCGAGCTGCGCCGGGACATCGGCATGCTCCTGCTTGCCCAGGGACAGGCGCCGGAGGCGCAGCTGATCCTCGCACCCCTCCACGACGATCTATGCCTGGTCTACGGTCCGACGGACGACATGTCCGAAGAGGTAGCCGAGGTGCTGAGCGTGATCGAGCTCGATCTCGACGGCCCGACAGTCTGA
- a CDS encoding putative T7SS-secreted protein, producing the protein MVDWGKWGDALYDGAGNLVDKSKEVLGEGIDKGTDVLGSGLEKVGADEWADKVEDWGDETASSLGADVGEQQLGQTEEADELIHGRPEKISAAVKNLRDFQKAFDLVGSGMKKLDSGHWKGEAADAFRAKFQTLPTDWLRAADAFEDAAKALETFAGVVTSAQAKAGEAIALYKEGKQDYETAAAAFKEKAEAYNAVRNTDHPLPHPGTFSDPGAAKRRHAQEILQRARRARDDAGEAAKGAITAAMAHAPKEPTGMDRAKQELFDYGVGQGMELAHFGGGVIKGTAGLVNFVRSVNPQDPYNLTHPAEYYKGVNMTLAGLTSTVANPDRALKNAWDAAKGDPSEFLGRLVPELIGTKGGGLIKGGLRAGMKDLAERPKSPNRRGHEDNPDSHGQQCSKVKCAGDPIDVATGRMLLPQTDIVLPGSLPLVFERVFDSSHRAGRWFGTGWSSTVDQRLEIDAEGVVFSCNEGSLLAYPHPAPGVPVMPTHGRRWPLDRVADGYTITDPETGQIRHFVDQPTGDLALLAQIDDRNGRWIAFEYDEVGAPTSIVHHGGYHLKLTTREGRVTALHLAGAAPDGTDQEILRYGYTDGHLTAVTNSSGKPMRFDCDELGRITAWTDTNGSRYEYVYDEHDRCVYQSGTNGHLEARFTWDGTDPETGLRMTSMTDSLGHTTRYVINDRSQIVSELGPLGAVTRYERDRYHRLLSHTDPLDHTTRFTYDEDGRLTEVERPDGRRSCAEYNELGLPVRIVGTDGNVTRQTFDERGNRTAITEPTGATIAFSYDEAGHLVSMADALGQTSIVTPDKAGLPIAVTDPFGATALYERDAFGRPVSLRDAGGAVTHLEWTIEGRVARRVGADASEELWTYDGEGNCLTHTNAAGATVSFEYTDFDLLLSRTEADGARYEFTHDSNLRLTRVTNPQHLSWNYGYDPAGQLISETDFDDRTLRYERDAAGRLAARTSAAGRTTRYERDRLGRVVRKNAAGTTSTFAYDFADHLVEAVNEDATVTLIRDRYGRLVSETVNGRTMSYTYDALGRRAGRTTPTGAVSTWADDAAGRRTSLTTSGRTIVFEHDALGQETARHIGDTVSFTNQYDPLGRLTSQQITGTTGTSIQRRDYTYSADGNLTTLTDQFSGTHTFDLDPAGRVTAVHASGWTERYAYDAAGNQTHAAWPQRHPGQEATGAREYEGTRLTRAGSLRYSHDADGRIVQRRKIHLSGKSEVWHYTWDAEDRLTAVTTPDGTRWRYEYDASGRRTAKLRLSADGTTITERSDFTWDGPTLCEQTTVSDELPHAVTLTWDHDGLRPVAQTERILAAVTQEAGDGRHGAQVRPLGGLHTMVRASGAAAAVGTPNGTGRAQPSVDSRFFAIVTDLAGAPCELVDEQGGIAWRSRRTLWGTTTWASGSTAYTPLRFPGQYYDPETGLHYNYSRHYDPETARYLTPDPLGLVPAPNPSTYVLNPHTWTDPLGLSPCPTHLFRGTTRGFEGSPGVQRYSITPTSSDPGVASVFATQAERFGDAIVEIYPRGALDGVPVHQGYIAREAEWPVELSPAELSSRASVQVPSAVAREILSEMGIHVPRKIGNGDIDPLLEYDVPKLTPEQIAHFVEEAHRRA; encoded by the coding sequence ATGGTGGACTGGGGGAAGTGGGGCGACGCTCTGTACGACGGTGCGGGCAACCTTGTCGACAAGAGCAAGGAGGTTCTCGGCGAGGGGATCGACAAGGGCACCGATGTGCTCGGCTCGGGCCTGGAGAAGGTCGGTGCCGATGAGTGGGCGGACAAGGTAGAGGACTGGGGCGATGAGACCGCCTCCTCCTTGGGCGCGGATGTCGGGGAGCAGCAGCTCGGCCAGACCGAGGAAGCCGACGAACTGATCCATGGGCGGCCGGAGAAGATCAGTGCGGCGGTGAAGAACCTCCGGGATTTTCAGAAGGCGTTCGATCTCGTCGGTAGCGGGATGAAGAAGCTGGATTCCGGTCACTGGAAGGGTGAGGCCGCCGACGCGTTCCGGGCCAAGTTCCAGACGTTGCCGACCGACTGGTTGCGGGCGGCGGATGCGTTCGAGGACGCGGCCAAGGCGCTGGAGACGTTCGCCGGGGTGGTGACCAGCGCGCAGGCCAAGGCCGGTGAGGCCATAGCCCTGTACAAGGAGGGCAAGCAGGACTACGAGACCGCGGCGGCCGCGTTCAAGGAGAAGGCGGAGGCGTACAACGCGGTCCGCAACACCGACCATCCGCTTCCGCATCCGGGGACGTTTTCCGACCCGGGCGCGGCCAAGCGCCGGCACGCGCAGGAGATCCTCCAGCGGGCCCGGCGGGCGCGTGACGACGCCGGCGAGGCCGCGAAGGGTGCGATCACGGCCGCGATGGCGCACGCTCCGAAGGAACCGACCGGGATGGACCGGGCGAAGCAGGAGCTGTTCGACTACGGGGTCGGCCAGGGTATGGAGCTGGCGCACTTCGGCGGTGGTGTCATCAAGGGCACCGCGGGGCTGGTGAACTTCGTCCGGTCGGTCAACCCGCAGGATCCGTACAACCTGACGCACCCGGCCGAGTACTACAAGGGCGTCAACATGACGCTCGCCGGCCTCACCTCCACCGTCGCCAACCCCGACCGCGCGCTGAAGAACGCCTGGGACGCGGCCAAGGGAGACCCCTCCGAATTCCTCGGCCGGCTCGTGCCCGAACTCATCGGCACCAAGGGCGGGGGCCTGATCAAGGGCGGCCTGCGGGCAGGGATGAAAGACCTCGCCGAACGCCCCAAGAGTCCCAACCGCCGAGGACACGAAGACAATCCTGACTCCCACGGGCAGCAGTGCAGCAAGGTCAAGTGCGCCGGGGATCCCATCGACGTCGCGACGGGGCGCATGCTGCTCCCGCAGACCGACATCGTGCTGCCCGGGTCGCTGCCCCTGGTCTTCGAGCGTGTCTTCGACTCCTCGCACCGGGCCGGACGCTGGTTCGGCACCGGCTGGTCCAGCACCGTCGACCAGCGGCTGGAGATCGACGCGGAAGGCGTGGTCTTCAGCTGCAACGAAGGCAGTCTGCTCGCCTACCCGCACCCCGCACCCGGTGTTCCCGTCATGCCCACGCACGGCCGGCGCTGGCCCCTGGACCGGGTGGCCGACGGCTACACCATCACCGACCCGGAAACCGGCCAGATCCGGCACTTCGTCGACCAGCCCACCGGGGACCTGGCGCTCCTGGCCCAGATCGACGACCGTAACGGCCGCTGGATCGCCTTCGAGTACGACGAGGTAGGCGCTCCGACGTCGATCGTGCACCACGGCGGCTACCACCTGAAACTCACTACACGCGAAGGCAGGGTCACCGCCTTGCACCTGGCAGGCGCCGCCCCCGACGGCACCGACCAGGAGATCCTGCGCTACGGCTACACCGACGGCCACCTCACCGCGGTCACCAACTCATCGGGCAAGCCCATGCGCTTCGACTGCGACGAACTGGGCCGCATCACCGCCTGGACCGACACCAACGGCAGCCGGTACGAATACGTCTACGACGAACACGACCGTTGCGTCTACCAGAGCGGCACGAACGGCCACCTCGAAGCCCGCTTCACCTGGGACGGCACAGACCCTGAGACCGGTCTGCGCATGACGTCCATGACGGACAGCCTCGGCCACACCACGCGATACGTGATCAACGACCGATCCCAGATCGTCAGTGAGCTCGGCCCTCTGGGGGCGGTCACCCGCTACGAGCGGGACCGCTACCACCGGCTGTTGTCCCACACCGACCCGCTCGACCACACCACGCGCTTCACCTACGACGAAGACGGGCGGCTGACCGAGGTGGAGCGGCCGGACGGACGCCGGTCATGCGCCGAGTACAACGAACTGGGACTTCCCGTACGCATCGTCGGCACCGACGGAAATGTCACCCGGCAGACCTTCGACGAGCGTGGCAACCGAACCGCGATCACGGAACCCACCGGCGCCACAATCGCATTCTCGTACGACGAGGCGGGTCACCTCGTCTCCATGGCCGATGCCCTCGGGCAGACTTCGATCGTCACGCCCGACAAGGCCGGACTTCCCATCGCAGTCACTGACCCATTCGGCGCGACCGCTCTCTACGAGCGGGATGCCTTCGGCCGCCCAGTCTCGCTCAGGGACGCTGGGGGTGCGGTCACCCATCTCGAATGGACTATCGAAGGCAGAGTTGCCCGTCGCGTCGGAGCCGACGCAAGCGAGGAGTTGTGGACCTACGACGGTGAAGGAAACTGCCTCACCCATACCAATGCCGCCGGCGCGACCGTCAGCTTCGAGTACACCGATTTCGACCTCCTGCTGTCACGCACAGAGGCGGACGGCGCCCGGTACGAGTTCACGCACGACAGCAACCTCCGGCTCACTCGGGTCACCAACCCTCAGCACCTGAGCTGGAACTACGGATACGATCCAGCCGGTCAGCTGATATCCGAGACGGACTTCGATGACCGGACGCTCCGCTATGAGCGGGATGCTGCAGGCAGGCTCGCTGCACGCACCAGCGCCGCAGGCCGAACAACCCGCTACGAGCGGGACAGGCTCGGTCGCGTCGTCCGCAAGAACGCCGCCGGAACCACCTCCACCTTCGCGTACGACTTCGCCGACCACCTCGTGGAAGCAGTCAACGAGGACGCAACCGTCACGCTCATTCGGGACAGGTACGGCCGCCTTGTCTCCGAGACGGTCAACGGCCGCACCATGTCGTACACCTACGATGCCCTCGGCCGCCGTGCCGGCCGCACCACCCCGACCGGCGCTGTCAGCACCTGGGCCGACGACGCCGCCGGTCGCCGAACCTCCCTCACCACCTCCGGCCGCACCATCGTCTTCGAACATGACGCCCTCGGCCAGGAAACCGCCCGCCACATCGGCGACACTGTCTCCTTCACCAACCAGTACGACCCGCTCGGTCGCCTCACCAGCCAGCAGATCACCGGCACTACGGGCACAAGCATCCAGCGCCGCGACTACACCTACAGCGCCGACGGCAACCTGACCACCCTCACGGACCAGTTCAGCGGGACCCACACCTTCGACCTCGACCCTGCCGGACGTGTCACCGCCGTCCACGCCTCAGGCTGGACCGAGCGCTACGCCTACGACGCAGCCGGCAACCAGACCCACGCAGCTTGGCCGCAACGCCACCCTGGGCAGGAAGCCACAGGCGCGCGTGAGTACGAGGGCACCCGCCTCACCCGGGCCGGTTCTCTCCGCTACTCCCATGATGCGGACGGCCGGATCGTCCAGCGCCGCAAGATCCACCTGTCAGGCAAGTCAGAGGTGTGGCACTACACCTGGGATGCCGAGGACCGGCTCACCGCAGTGACGACGCCGGACGGAACGCGATGGCGGTACGAGTACGACGCGTCAGGCCGACGTACAGCCAAGCTGCGCCTGTCGGCGGACGGTACAACGATCACCGAACGCAGCGACTTCACCTGGGACGGACCGACCCTGTGCGAGCAGACCACGGTCTCGGACGAATTGCCTCATGCGGTCACCCTCACGTGGGACCACGACGGTCTGCGGCCGGTGGCCCAGACGGAACGCATCCTGGCTGCGGTGACGCAGGAGGCTGGAGATGGCCGACATGGCGCTCAGGTTCGCCCCTTGGGGGGCCTACACACCATGGTTCGAGCGAGCGGTGCAGCTGCAGCAGTCGGTACTCCGAACGGGACGGGGCGCGCGCAGCCCAGCGTCGACTCTCGCTTCTTCGCCATCGTCACCGACCTCGCCGGCGCGCCCTGCGAACTTGTCGACGAGCAAGGCGGTATCGCCTGGCGCAGCCGCCGGACCTTGTGGGGTACTACTACATGGGCATCTGGCAGCACCGCGTACACGCCGCTGCGCTTCCCCGGCCAGTACTACGATCCTGAGACAGGGCTGCACTACAACTACTCCCGCCATTACGATCCGGAGACGGCGCGCTACCTCACCCCGGACCCGCTCGGCCTCGTACCGGCGCCGAACCCATCGACGTATGTTCTGAATCCGCACACCTGGACCGACCCACTCGGCCTGTCGCCGTGCCCTACGCATCTGTTTCGCGGAACCACAAGGGGTTTCGAGGGCAGTCCCGGTGTGCAGCGGTACAGCATCACACCGACATCGTCCGATCCCGGCGTCGCCAGTGTGTTCGCGACTCAGGCCGAGCGGTTCGGCGACGCCATCGTCGAGATCTACCCGCGCGGCGCGCTGGACGGGGTCCCGGTCCACCAGGGGTACATTGCACGCGAGGCCGAGTGGCCGGTCGAGCTGAGCCCGGCAGAACTCTCGTCCCGCGCATCCGTGCAAGTGCCCTCGGCGGTAGCCCGGGAGATCCTCTCCGAGATGGGCATCCACGTGCCCCGCAAGATCGGCAACGGGGACATCGATCCGCTCCTTGAATACGATGTTCCCAAGCTCACCCCCGAGCAGATCGCGCACTTCGTAGAGGAGGCACACCGACGTGCTTGA
- a CDS encoding SseB family protein, with the protein MILRMTTGGDGIPEQQRRRSRLADLDLPGPPPQRALAATSVDIQQEQLRTARREFAVLLGEFRRTAVLVPLDGAGDLWSADLNGVRWICAFSDEEALARFALARGESGREWAYRAVLGARLLDVMVPMLPGPGGVALDAGSTDGMLFPPVAGIVPDAVAVDLGGTR; encoded by the coding sequence ATGATCCTGCGTATGACCACGGGTGGGGACGGGATACCGGAACAGCAGCGCAGGCGGTCACGGCTGGCGGACCTGGACCTTCCGGGTCCGCCTCCCCAGCGGGCACTTGCTGCAACGTCGGTCGATATCCAACAGGAGCAGTTGCGTACGGCGCGGCGTGAGTTTGCTGTGTTGCTGGGTGAGTTTCGGCGTACGGCTGTGTTGGTGCCGCTTGATGGGGCCGGTGATCTGTGGTCGGCGGATCTGAACGGTGTGCGGTGGATCTGTGCGTTCTCGGACGAGGAGGCGTTGGCCCGGTTCGCGCTGGCCCGTGGTGAGTCCGGGCGGGAGTGGGCGTATCGGGCGGTTCTGGGTGCGCGGTTGTTGGATGTGATGGTGCCGATGTTGCCGGGTCCTGGCGGGGTGGCGCTGGATGCGGGCAGTACGGACGGGATGTTGTTTCCGCCGGTGGCGGGCATCGTTCCGGATGCGGTTGCGGTGGATCTCGGGGGGACGCGGTGA
- a CDS encoding ATP-binding protein, whose product MTSQQPPLPMRRARTAQPRFTWHHFTMRFSSTPRGARLARRLAGERLDAWGIPYGSEAHDTLTLTVAELSSNAVRHGHVHGRDFRLRLVAEGTAIRIEVTDTQGECLPTPAGPASPDQEGGRGLLMVAALADRWGWYPCVDGPGKTVWAVLEVSLFPEQPDSSQ is encoded by the coding sequence ATGACCAGCCAGCAGCCACCCCTCCCCATGCGTCGCGCACGCACCGCACAACCCCGCTTCACCTGGCACCACTTCACGATGCGCTTCAGCTCGACGCCGCGCGGTGCCCGCCTCGCCCGGCGCCTGGCCGGCGAGCGCCTCGACGCATGGGGCATCCCGTACGGGAGCGAGGCGCACGACACACTGACGCTGACCGTCGCCGAGCTCAGCAGCAACGCCGTGCGCCACGGCCACGTACACGGCCGCGATTTCCGCCTCCGTCTCGTCGCCGAGGGCACGGCCATCCGCATCGAGGTCACGGACACCCAGGGCGAATGCCTCCCTACCCCCGCCGGTCCTGCCTCACCCGATCAGGAGGGCGGCCGCGGCCTCCTGATGGTCGCCGCACTGGCCGATCGCTGGGGCTGGTATCCCTGCGTGGACGGGCCGGGCAAGACGGTCTGGGCGGTCCTCGAAGTCTCCCTGTTCCCGGAGCAGCCGGATTCCAGCCAGTAG
- a CDS encoding VOC family protein, which translates to MFNAITHSQIYVLDQDQALDFYVGKLGLEVNADVDMGFMRWLTVSVPGHPDRQVLLEKPGPPAMSEETAEQIRELLTKGALGSALILTTDDCRKTYETLLARGVEFTDEPTERPYGIDCGLRDPFGNHLRFTQLKG; encoded by the coding sequence ATGTTCAACGCGATCACGCACTCACAGATCTACGTCCTCGACCAGGACCAGGCACTCGACTTCTACGTCGGCAAGCTCGGCCTGGAGGTCAATGCCGATGTCGACATGGGCTTCATGCGCTGGCTCACGGTCAGCGTCCCCGGGCATCCGGACCGCCAGGTCCTGCTGGAGAAGCCCGGCCCTCCGGCGATGTCCGAGGAGACGGCGGAGCAGATCCGGGAACTGCTGACCAAGGGGGCACTGGGCAGCGCGCTCATCCTCACCACGGACGACTGCCGCAAGACGTACGAGACGCTGTTGGCCCGTGGCGTGGAGTTCACCGACGAGCCGACGGAGAGGCCGTACGGAATCGACTGCGGTCTGCGCGACCCCTTCGGCAACCACCTCCGCTTCACCCAGCTGAAGGGCTGA